In Lycium ferocissimum isolate CSIRO_LF1 chromosome 11, AGI_CSIRO_Lferr_CH_V1, whole genome shotgun sequence, a single genomic region encodes these proteins:
- the LOC132037735 gene encoding uncharacterized protein LOC132037735, which translates to MSEGHRTGETLNYPWCTCGKLLAEGLCTPGISRGSKRLGHPVLNQKKKVVSDHSPIVLECGNWEQKKASFKFENWWLKVEGFNELIQNWWNEFLVEGCPDYIFCTKLKMLKQKLKDWSKTTSGELTNRKNSLLNELAEIDLRTDQRELSEDEMMIRATVLVELEELAKNEESSWRQSPEYNG; encoded by the exons ATGTCTGAGGGCCATCGGACTGGGGAAACCCTGAATTACCCGTGGTGCACTTGCGGGAAACTCCTTGCCGAGGGCCTGTGCACCCCCGGGATTAGTCggggctcaaagagactcggacacccggtgcttaatcaaaaaaaaaaagtagtatcTGATCACAGTCCCATTGTACTTGAATGTGGGAACTGGGAACAGAAGAAAGCAAGCTTTAAGTTTGAAAACTGGTGGTTAAAGGTGGAGGGATTTAATGAGTTGATCCAAAACTGGTGGAATGAATTCCTGGTAGAAGGTTGCCCTGATTATATTTTTTGTACAAAGTTAAAGATGCTTAAACAGAAACTCAAGGACTGGAGCAAGACAACCTCTGGGGAACTCACAAACAGGAAGAACAGTCTGCTCAATGAACTAGCTGAGATTGACTTAAGAACA GATCAAAGAGAGTTGTCTGAAGATGAGATGATGATAAGGGCAAcggttcttgttgaattggaagaaTTGGCTAAGAATGAGGAAAGCAGTTGGAGGCAAAGTCCAGAATACAATGGCTAA